In one Chitinophaga sancti genomic region, the following are encoded:
- a CDS encoding FecR family protein: MTPREFFLLYEKLISGTITADEKQRLLEYTDQIEAEEHPWQAEMGDKTEIENEIHALLEKEIRPKKRTKIRILTTILTAAAAVTGLVILFSSIYKNNSKLQPAAPKTLASNNKVTPGSNKAILTLADGSTITLDSASAGSLTTRNGVTIKQVQNGLIEYNDRTGTNATSWSTISTPTGGQYQIVLEDGTKAWLNATSSLKFPTTFRNNERLVEISGEVYFEIAKDDSKPFKVNFNGNTITVLGTHFNVMAYKDEAKSKVTLIQGAVKVNNRSGEQLLKPGMQAQITDSISQITTCKANLEEAIAWKNGYFTFDHENIQSIMRKLARWYDVRVNYQGDMNGKIFSGTISRFDNISEVLSMIELTGTIHFKIQGRELTVLP; encoded by the coding sequence ATGACTCCACGGGAATTCTTTTTGCTATACGAAAAACTGATATCAGGCACCATTACAGCCGATGAAAAACAACGACTGCTGGAATATACCGACCAGATAGAAGCAGAAGAACACCCCTGGCAGGCAGAAATGGGTGACAAAACCGAAATAGAAAACGAAATTCACGCATTGCTGGAAAAGGAGATCAGGCCTAAAAAACGAACCAAAATCAGGATACTGACCACTATTCTTACAGCTGCCGCAGCCGTGACCGGTCTCGTCATCCTCTTTTCATCCATCTATAAGAACAACTCAAAACTGCAACCGGCCGCACCTAAAACTCTTGCATCCAACAACAAGGTAACGCCCGGTAGCAACAAGGCTATCCTCACCCTGGCAGATGGCTCCACCATCACGCTGGACAGCGCCAGTGCAGGTTCCCTGACCACAAGAAACGGCGTAACAATTAAACAGGTTCAGAATGGACTAATAGAATATAACGACAGAACAGGTACAAACGCAACATCCTGGAGCACGATCTCAACCCCTACAGGCGGACAATACCAGATCGTACTCGAAGATGGCACCAAAGCATGGCTCAATGCCACCTCATCCCTAAAATTCCCAACCACCTTCAGGAACAATGAAAGGCTAGTGGAAATAAGCGGGGAAGTATATTTTGAAATTGCTAAAGACGATTCCAAACCATTTAAGGTGAACTTTAATGGCAACACCATCACTGTACTGGGTACACACTTCAACGTCATGGCTTATAAAGACGAGGCGAAGAGTAAAGTCACCCTCATACAGGGCGCTGTCAAAGTCAACAACCGCTCCGGCGAACAATTACTGAAACCGGGTATGCAGGCACAGATCACAGATTCTATCAGTCAGATCACCACCTGCAAAGCGAACTTAGAAGAAGCAATAGCCTGGAAGAACGGCTATTTTACTTTTGACCATGAAAACATACAAAGCATTATGCGAAAACTTGCACGCTGGTATGACGTAAGGGTAAATTACCAAGGCGACATGAACGGAAAGATCTTTTCCGGCACTATTTCACGTTTTGATAATATTTCGGAAGTACTCAGCATGATCGAACTAACCGGAACCATTCACTTCAAAATTCAGGGACGGGAACTAACAGTATTACCTTAA
- a CDS encoding flavin monoamine oxidase family protein, whose translation MSAQKEIIIIGAGAAGLIAAKELSAQYKVTVLEARPEAGGRTTTQYPAPGVHIETGAEFIHGELPITLSLLKEAGIPYHPINGEMYLSENGELKQEEAWIEDWDQLLDHMSKAPETSTMLQLLDQYYPADQFAALRNHVQGYVQGYDLAPLDKVSVKYLYDEWTLEQGTNYRIENGYTSLINYLSKGINLITNQTVQSITWAKDQVTLTTQDRSYTANKVLITVPVNILQNESIQFSPSLPAYTAAARQIGWGTVIKFNLLFKQAFWKRDIGFVLSDETVPVWWTQSADSLILTGWLGGPDAEGLQKDLLEKALSSLANIFNIPNISDLLDQSFIHNWSTAQAIHGGYSYGMPFSEQAKAVLTTPVADTIYFAGEALYTGDSPGTVEAALHNGKEMARKIGAN comes from the coding sequence ATGTCCGCTCAAAAAGAAATCATCATCATAGGTGCCGGTGCCGCCGGGCTTATTGCAGCCAAAGAACTTTCCGCCCAATATAAAGTTACCGTACTGGAAGCCCGGCCGGAAGCGGGTGGCAGAACGACTACCCAATACCCTGCCCCCGGTGTTCACATCGAAACAGGCGCTGAATTCATTCATGGTGAACTGCCCATCACTCTTTCTTTACTGAAAGAAGCAGGCATTCCCTACCATCCCATCAATGGTGAAATGTACCTCTCTGAAAACGGGGAGCTGAAACAGGAAGAAGCATGGATTGAAGACTGGGATCAGCTGCTCGATCATATGAGCAAAGCCCCTGAAACGTCTACCATGCTGCAATTGCTGGATCAATATTATCCGGCAGATCAATTTGCCGCATTGCGTAACCACGTACAGGGCTATGTACAGGGCTACGACCTCGCACCTCTGGATAAGGTAAGCGTAAAATATTTGTACGATGAATGGACCTTGGAACAGGGTACCAATTACAGGATTGAAAACGGCTACACCTCCCTGATCAATTACCTGAGCAAGGGTATCAACCTGATCACCAACCAAACCGTGCAAAGCATCACCTGGGCAAAAGACCAGGTAACCCTTACTACCCAGGATCGTAGTTACACCGCAAACAAGGTACTCATTACCGTTCCTGTCAATATCCTTCAAAACGAAAGCATCCAATTCAGTCCTTCCCTCCCTGCCTACACAGCTGCTGCACGGCAAATAGGCTGGGGTACGGTGATCAAATTCAACCTGCTATTCAAACAGGCCTTCTGGAAAAGAGATATCGGATTTGTATTGAGTGATGAAACAGTGCCTGTCTGGTGGACACAATCAGCAGACAGTTTAATCCTTACCGGATGGCTGGGAGGCCCGGATGCAGAAGGCCTGCAAAAGGATCTCTTAGAAAAGGCATTGAGCTCCCTGGCTAACATATTTAATATACCCAACATTTCAGACCTGCTGGATCAAAGTTTCATACATAACTGGTCTACGGCGCAAGCCATACACGGTGGTTATTCCTACGGCATGCCTTTTTCAGAACAGGCAAAAGCAGTATTGACCACGCCAGTAGCAGATACGATTTACTTCGCGGGCGAAGCCCTCTACACTGGCGACAGCCCCGGCACCGTAGAAGCCGCCCTGCACAACGGGAAAGAAATGGCACGCAAAATAGGGGCTAACTAA
- a CDS encoding family 20 glycosylhydrolase, producing MLKQSALALGILLFFQVTHAQDATPSRYGIIPYPQQLVPQAGEFVITTKTKLVVPAGKTFSNEAAQLQALIKQGLGQALPAGTKAGAGSIVLTQNDQLAGEEDYTLSISTQEIQVGAKTPTGMFRAIQTLRQLMPVAVEGTTTKLAKIAIPAANITDHPAYGWRGMHLDVSRHFFSIGYLKKFINVLALYKMNKFHIHLTDDQGWRIEIKKYPLLTERGAWREFNNQDSACMEKSKTNPDMAIDPSHIIHKDGKTLYGGFYTQAQMKDLIAYAAARHIEIIPEIDMPGHMMAAIREYPFLSCQGGVKWGKLFTTPICPCKESTFEFAENVFTEIAALFPSQYIHLGADEVDKSTWEHFDGVQDFMKEHQIKDVDELQSYFVKRMEKFFNSKGKKLIGWDEILEGGVSPTAMVMYWRTWVPSAPIHAAKNGNYVIMTPGNPLYFDNIPDRNSISNIYYFEPVPKGLTAEEGKFIIGAQANIWTENIPSEKRADFMYMPRMTALSELLWTNKPDFDAYSQRLMTQYKRLDLMKVNFRMPDLDGFTEENVFVGKTRLEIAKPSPEMKIRYTTDGSLPTMKSPELPADYIIPGKISLRIAAFKPNGVHGEIYTLNFKPQTFFKPTGVSGLQQGLKLDYFNAAYRGVTTLPATPDSTGFVNNVIMPDSIGHGGRPFGATLKGFINVPETTVYSFFLTADDGANLYIDGEKVVDNDGWHAPLQKSGQIALQKGLHPIEVKFVEGGGGYTLKLEYRVNGGKIGRIPDEWLQVAK from the coding sequence ATGTTGAAACAAAGTGCACTGGCACTGGGTATCCTGCTTTTCTTTCAGGTAACACATGCCCAGGATGCCACACCATCCCGTTATGGAATTATTCCTTATCCGCAACAGCTGGTGCCACAGGCAGGAGAATTTGTCATTACCACGAAAACGAAACTGGTTGTACCGGCCGGGAAGACCTTCAGCAATGAGGCGGCACAGTTACAGGCGCTCATTAAGCAAGGCCTGGGCCAGGCATTGCCGGCAGGCACCAAAGCAGGTGCAGGCAGCATCGTACTGACGCAGAATGATCAGCTGGCTGGAGAAGAAGATTACACTTTATCGATCAGCACCCAGGAAATACAGGTTGGGGCTAAAACACCTACCGGTATGTTCCGCGCTATTCAAACATTGCGCCAGCTGATGCCGGTAGCCGTAGAAGGTACGACTACCAAACTGGCTAAGATAGCGATTCCTGCTGCGAACATCACCGATCATCCGGCTTATGGCTGGCGTGGTATGCACCTGGATGTATCCCGTCACTTTTTCTCTATCGGCTATCTGAAAAAATTCATCAACGTACTGGCTTTGTACAAGATGAATAAATTTCATATTCACCTGACGGATGACCAGGGATGGCGTATTGAAATTAAGAAATATCCTTTGCTGACAGAAAGAGGGGCATGGCGTGAATTTAACAACCAGGATTCCGCTTGTATGGAGAAATCCAAAACCAATCCGGATATGGCGATCGATCCTTCCCATATCATTCATAAAGATGGCAAGACCCTGTATGGCGGGTTCTATACCCAGGCCCAGATGAAGGACCTGATTGCTTATGCAGCAGCACGCCATATCGAAATTATTCCTGAAATCGATATGCCTGGGCATATGATGGCTGCTATCAGGGAATATCCTTTCCTGAGTTGCCAGGGTGGCGTGAAATGGGGTAAATTATTTACCACCCCGATCTGCCCTTGTAAAGAATCTACGTTCGAATTTGCAGAGAATGTATTTACTGAAATCGCGGCATTGTTCCCTTCCCAATACATCCACCTGGGGGCTGATGAAGTGGACAAGTCTACCTGGGAGCACTTTGATGGTGTACAGGATTTCATGAAAGAACATCAGATCAAAGACGTTGATGAACTGCAGAGTTATTTTGTGAAGAGAATGGAAAAGTTCTTCAATTCCAAAGGCAAGAAACTGATTGGCTGGGATGAGATCCTGGAAGGTGGTGTAAGTCCTACGGCCATGGTAATGTACTGGAGAACCTGGGTACCATCAGCACCCATACATGCCGCCAAGAACGGGAACTACGTGATCATGACACCGGGTAATCCCTTGTACTTTGATAATATTCCTGACAGGAATTCTATCTCTAATATATACTATTTCGAACCGGTACCAAAGGGTTTGACTGCTGAGGAAGGTAAATTTATTATTGGCGCACAGGCAAATATCTGGACAGAAAATATTCCTTCAGAAAAGCGTGCAGACTTTATGTATATGCCTCGTATGACAGCCTTGTCTGAATTATTGTGGACGAATAAACCTGATTTTGATGCTTACTCACAGCGTCTCATGACGCAGTACAAACGCCTGGACCTGATGAAAGTAAACTTTCGTATGCCAGATCTGGACGGGTTTACCGAAGAGAATGTATTTGTAGGGAAAACCAGGCTGGAGATAGCAAAGCCTTCTCCTGAAATGAAGATCCGTTATACTACAGATGGCTCATTGCCAACGATGAAATCACCTGAATTGCCGGCTGATTATATCATTCCAGGTAAGATCTCCCTGCGCATTGCGGCCTTTAAGCCCAATGGTGTACATGGTGAGATCTACACACTGAATTTTAAGCCGCAAACTTTCTTCAAACCGACCGGGGTAAGTGGTTTGCAGCAGGGCCTGAAACTGGATTATTTCAATGCTGCGTACAGGGGTGTGACTACCCTGCCGGCTACACCGGATAGTACAGGGTTTGTAAATAATGTGATCATGCCTGATAGTATTGGGCATGGTGGCAGGCCATTTGGTGCTACGCTCAAAGGCTTTATCAATGTACCGGAAACAACCGTTTACAGTTTCTTCCTGACTGCGGATGATGGTGCGAACCTCTACATTGATGGTGAGAAGGTAGTAGACAATGATGGCTGGCATGCGCCGTTGCAGAAGAGTGGACAGATTGCGCTGCAGAAAGGCCTGCATCCTATAGAGGTGAAGTTTGTAGAAGGCGGTGGTGGTTATACGCTGAAGCTGGAGTACCGGGTGAATGGCGGTAAGATAGGGCGGATACCGGATGAGTGGTTGCAGGTAGCAAAGTAG
- a CDS encoding glycoside hydrolase family 127 protein — protein MKIKTLIIATLGCYTGLQAQVKKDYPIQPVAFTQVQVTDNFWAPKIRVNAEVTIPYTLEQCRKTGRIDNFRRAAHSIPGDSMTEYTFDDTDLYKVIEGASYGLQVKKNPELEQYLDSLIAIIGAAQEKDGYLYTFRTVNASHPHAWIGSKRWELEEDLSHELYNAGHLYEAAVAHYQATGKKSLLNIATRNADLLVKTFGYGKEEKWPGHQIVETGLTKLYRVTGDTAYLHLAKFFLDVRGPGSPYSGEYNQSFTKVVDQHEAKGHAVRATYMYTGMADVAALTGDQQYLHAIDDIWNDVVKKKLYITGGIGATGNGEAFGQAYELPNMSAYAETCAAIANVYWNSRMFLLHGDAKYIDVLERTLYNGLLSGVSLSGDRFFYPNPLASMGQHQRSAWFGCACCISNMTRFLPSMPGYIYAQNQNNLYINLFAGNTARINLPAGPVMIQQITNYPWDGNINIVVAPVKVTTTVTTANANTTTTTETTSAETMKFALHIRIPEWAKGVPVPGDLYYDADSAKLKKYTILLNGQPAVYKMEKGYAVIQRTWQSGDKVSLSFPMSVQKIMANNKVDADKKRFALERGPIMYCLEGPDNKDATVQNIVVNKNAKVSPVYKSDLLNGVTVLEMDGSSSSRQLNTNALITSTQTVTAIPYYAWANRGPSEMAVWIPYESSAARPKPAPTIASKATVSASIKNKRMFMALNDQYDPVDAHDNAALYLHWWPKKDTLEWVQYDFDQAYTISSSKVYWYDDGPFGGCRIPASWKLYYKKGDEWIPVVNKTPYEVVKDKYNSVTFEPVNTTALRLEVLLPKDNSSGIHEWSVQ, from the coding sequence ATGAAGATAAAGACACTCATCATCGCAACACTTGGATGCTATACCGGCCTCCAGGCACAGGTGAAAAAAGATTATCCCATACAACCTGTAGCTTTTACACAGGTACAGGTTACGGACAATTTCTGGGCGCCCAAGATCAGGGTTAATGCGGAAGTAACGATTCCCTATACCCTGGAACAATGCCGGAAAACCGGCCGTATCGACAATTTCAGACGTGCAGCACATAGCATTCCGGGCGACTCCATGACAGAATATACCTTCGATGATACTGACTTATATAAGGTAATTGAAGGCGCTTCTTATGGCCTGCAGGTAAAAAAGAACCCGGAGCTGGAGCAGTACCTCGATTCCCTCATCGCCATTATCGGCGCTGCCCAGGAAAAAGATGGGTACCTGTATACTTTCCGTACCGTGAATGCCTCCCATCCACATGCATGGATAGGCAGCAAAAGATGGGAGCTGGAAGAAGACCTGAGTCATGAACTGTATAATGCCGGCCATCTCTACGAAGCCGCAGTAGCGCATTACCAGGCAACAGGCAAAAAGAGCCTGTTAAATATTGCTACCAGGAACGCGGATCTCCTGGTGAAGACGTTCGGTTATGGTAAAGAAGAAAAATGGCCGGGCCACCAGATCGTAGAAACAGGGCTCACTAAATTATACCGCGTTACCGGTGATACCGCCTATTTACATCTTGCTAAGTTCTTTTTAGATGTACGCGGACCAGGATCTCCTTATAGCGGTGAATATAACCAGTCCTTCACAAAAGTGGTGGATCAGCACGAAGCCAAAGGCCATGCGGTAAGAGCCACCTACATGTACACCGGTATGGCAGATGTTGCAGCCCTTACGGGTGATCAGCAATACCTGCATGCAATAGATGATATATGGAATGATGTGGTGAAAAAGAAGCTCTATATCACCGGCGGTATCGGTGCCACCGGCAATGGCGAAGCATTTGGTCAGGCATACGAACTACCTAACATGAGCGCCTATGCGGAAACCTGCGCAGCCATTGCAAATGTATACTGGAATAGCCGGATGTTCCTGCTGCATGGCGATGCCAAATACATCGATGTACTGGAACGTACTTTATACAATGGATTATTATCCGGCGTTTCACTGTCAGGTGATCGTTTCTTTTACCCCAATCCACTGGCATCCATGGGCCAGCATCAGCGAAGCGCCTGGTTTGGATGTGCCTGTTGTATTTCAAACATGACGCGATTCCTCCCCTCCATGCCGGGTTATATTTATGCGCAGAACCAAAACAATCTCTATATAAATTTATTTGCCGGGAATACTGCACGAATTAATTTACCTGCAGGTCCGGTAATGATCCAACAGATCACTAACTACCCCTGGGATGGCAACATAAATATTGTTGTAGCACCGGTGAAAGTAACGACAACAGTGACTACAGCAAACGCCAACACTACCACAACTACTGAAACCACTAGCGCTGAAACCATGAAATTTGCACTCCACATCCGCATTCCCGAATGGGCCAAAGGTGTGCCCGTGCCCGGTGATCTCTACTACGATGCAGATAGTGCGAAACTCAAAAAATACACCATCCTCCTGAATGGCCAGCCTGCTGTTTACAAAATGGAAAAAGGCTATGCTGTTATTCAGCGTACCTGGCAGTCAGGCGACAAAGTAAGCCTCTCCTTCCCCATGAGCGTACAAAAGATCATGGCTAATAATAAGGTTGATGCTGATAAAAAACGCTTTGCTTTAGAACGTGGCCCTATCATGTATTGCCTGGAAGGTCCGGATAATAAAGATGCGACAGTACAAAATATTGTCGTGAATAAAAATGCAAAGGTCTCTCCCGTTTACAAATCTGACTTATTAAACGGCGTTACAGTGCTTGAAATGGATGGCTCCTCTTCCAGCCGCCAGCTAAACACCAACGCACTCATTACCTCTACGCAAACGGTAACGGCTATTCCGTATTACGCATGGGCAAACCGAGGCCCCAGCGAAATGGCGGTATGGATCCCTTACGAATCCTCTGCCGCAAGACCTAAACCGGCACCCACCATTGCCTCTAAAGCAACAGTGAGTGCTAGTATCAAAAATAAACGCATGTTCATGGCGCTGAATGATCAGTACGATCCTGTAGATGCACATGACAATGCTGCCCTTTATCTTCATTGGTGGCCTAAAAAGGATACACTCGAATGGGTGCAATACGATTTCGATCAGGCCTACACCATTTCAAGTTCTAAAGTATACTGGTATGATGACGGTCCATTCGGCGGATGCAGGATCCCTGCCAGCTGGAAACTATACTACAAAAAAGGTGATGAATGGATTCCTGTGGTCAATAAAACACCTTACGAAGTTGTAAAAGACAAATACAATAGCGTAACTTTTGAACCGGTAAATACAACTGCCCTAAGACTGGAAGTTCTATTACCAAAAGACAATTCATCAGGTATTCACGAATGGAGTGTACAATGA
- a CDS encoding RNA polymerase sigma factor: protein MSLGHLSDHELWESILRGDQAAFSYFFKKHWQSVYTTVFFQLKDREVSKEITHDIFLNIWLKREHLEILSFSAYLKAAGRYHVYRHLKKEKVRPVEFKEDIGELDHYACQNEGDQQLSRQELENNVEEVVKGLPKRCREVFILSRQEHLSNDQIAGKLGISKRTVENQITYALHHLRTMLKVISIFLF, encoded by the coding sequence ATGTCCTTAGGCCATTTATCAGACCATGAACTTTGGGAGTCAATTTTAAGGGGGGATCAGGCGGCCTTTTCGTACTTCTTCAAGAAGCATTGGCAGTCGGTGTACACAACTGTATTTTTCCAGCTAAAAGACAGGGAAGTCAGTAAGGAAATCACCCACGACATTTTCCTGAACATCTGGTTGAAAAGAGAACATCTGGAAATACTTTCATTCTCGGCGTACCTGAAAGCGGCGGGCCGGTATCACGTGTACAGACATTTGAAGAAGGAGAAGGTGAGGCCGGTGGAGTTTAAAGAAGATATCGGGGAATTGGATCATTACGCCTGCCAGAATGAAGGTGACCAGCAGTTGTCGCGACAGGAGCTGGAGAATAATGTGGAGGAGGTTGTAAAAGGCCTACCTAAACGCTGCCGGGAGGTATTTATTTTGAGCAGGCAGGAACATTTGTCCAATGATCAGATAGCGGGTAAGCTGGGCATCTCCAAGCGGACTGTTGAGAACCAGATCACTTACGCGCTGCACCATCTTAGGACAATGTTGAAGGTGATATCTATATTTTTGTTTTAG
- a CDS encoding SRPBCC domain-containing protein: protein MKDYKKHFIVPAPPEDLYKALTNQYTIQLWSGEPAEMSTEPGTEFSLWGDSIVGMNLEFEEDKKIVQEWYFGEQEEDSIVTIILHPDKKGTDVELKHTNIPDEAFDDIVDGWNEAYFGALIDFYS from the coding sequence ATGAAGGATTACAAAAAGCATTTTATCGTGCCGGCACCTCCGGAGGATTTGTACAAGGCATTGACCAATCAATATACCATCCAGTTATGGTCTGGCGAACCTGCGGAGATGTCTACCGAGCCGGGAACAGAGTTTTCTCTCTGGGGGGATAGTATTGTGGGCATGAACCTGGAATTTGAGGAAGATAAGAAGATAGTGCAGGAATGGTATTTTGGTGAGCAGGAAGAAGATTCTATTGTGACCATTATACTGCATCCCGATAAGAAAGGAACGGATGTGGAACTGAAGCATACCAATATTCCTGATGAGGCATTTGATGATATTGTAGATGGATGGAATGAGGCGTATTTCGGGGCACTGATTGATTTCTATTCATGA
- a CDS encoding M61 family metallopeptidase: protein MIKTFATVIACFIANCSIAQSLQYTITLLPGRVHVAIANTNAQVFKMPRWTPGYYQFISFPEKVSNFKAGKNTIEYDVKADSDFVAAAYADNERALLNLTGICMHPENIKQAVQLKVITPEGWSVATGMDKKGAYFTAPDFDILYDSPLLCGRLDSLPTFTVKGIPHYFVGLGFADFDRQAFINDLQKIVSTAASIIGDIPYTHYTFLDYGKGQGGIEHLNSTTINFTGQGMDKQETKLRNYSFLAHEYFHHYNVKRIRPIELGPFDYEHGNKTKMLWVAEGLTVYYEYIIVHHAGLSTAQECLQQFRSSLMAYETKTGKLHQSLTESSWATWEEGPFGGDGISYYDKGPLIALLLDLQIRQATKNRKSLDDVMRGIYKKYYQQLQRGYTETEFRQMCEQIAGMQLTELFQYVSTTKEVDYNKYLAYAGLRLEPETYEFTRLEHYDTMQEKIYNSIF, encoded by the coding sequence ATGATAAAAACCTTTGCCACAGTAATAGCTTGCTTCATTGCAAATTGTTCAATCGCACAAAGCCTGCAATATACCATCACCCTTCTTCCGGGAAGGGTGCATGTTGCTATTGCCAATACGAATGCACAGGTATTCAAAATGCCCCGCTGGACACCCGGCTATTATCAATTCATTTCTTTCCCTGAAAAAGTCAGCAACTTCAAAGCAGGTAAAAACACCATTGAGTACGATGTAAAAGCTGATTCAGATTTCGTAGCAGCCGCTTATGCAGACAATGAACGTGCACTACTAAACCTCACCGGCATCTGCATGCATCCTGAAAATATCAAACAGGCAGTCCAGCTAAAAGTTATCACGCCGGAGGGTTGGTCTGTCGCTACCGGCATGGATAAAAAAGGAGCATACTTCACCGCGCCTGACTTCGATATTTTATACGACAGCCCGCTTTTATGCGGGCGCCTGGATAGCTTGCCAACCTTTACAGTAAAAGGTATCCCTCACTACTTTGTCGGCCTGGGCTTTGCAGACTTCGACCGCCAGGCATTCATCAATGACCTGCAGAAGATTGTTAGCACTGCTGCCAGCATCATTGGCGACATTCCTTATACACATTATACCTTCTTAGATTACGGCAAGGGGCAGGGTGGTATAGAACATCTCAACTCTACCACCATCAATTTCACAGGCCAGGGCATGGACAAGCAGGAAACGAAGCTGCGTAACTACAGCTTCCTGGCCCACGAATATTTCCATCACTACAATGTAAAGCGTATTCGCCCTATCGAACTCGGACCATTCGATTACGAACATGGCAACAAAACAAAAATGCTTTGGGTTGCAGAAGGGTTAACGGTGTATTACGAATACATCATCGTACACCACGCAGGGCTCAGCACCGCACAGGAATGCCTGCAGCAGTTCCGTAGCTCACTCATGGCCTACGAAACTAAAACAGGAAAACTACATCAGTCACTGACAGAAAGCAGCTGGGCTACCTGGGAAGAAGGACCTTTTGGCGGAGATGGGATCAGCTATTATGACAAAGGGCCACTCATAGCCCTACTACTTGACCTGCAAATAAGACAGGCAACAAAAAACAGGAAATCCCTCGACGATGTCATGCGTGGCATCTACAAAAAGTATTACCAGCAATTACAACGCGGCTATACAGAAACTGAATTCCGGCAAATGTGTGAGCAGATAGCCGGTATGCAACTCACCGAACTATTTCAATATGTCAGCACCACAAAAGAAGTTGATTATAATAAATACCTGGCTTATGCAGGATTGAGGCTCGAACCTGAAACTTATGAATTCACCAGACTGGAACATTACGATACAATGCAGGAAAAAATTTACAACAGTATCTTCTAA
- a CDS encoding pseudouridine synthase — MYRYFIINKPYDMVSQFVSPDKVHLLGELDYDFPEGIHAVGRLDNHSEGLLVLTTNKKVTRLLFESDQPHKRTYLVMVAKIMSPEALEQLRNGVTIRIKGGVDYVTPPCDVQIVEKPDNVGPRAHDLKEYLPRTWITITLTEGKFHQVRKMTAAVGHQTKRLIRISIEDLLLGDLQPGEVQEMDEETIFRLLKIEDAAG, encoded by the coding sequence ATGTACCGCTACTTCATTATTAACAAACCTTACGACATGGTCTCGCAGTTCGTAAGCCCTGACAAAGTACATCTTTTGGGCGAACTGGATTATGATTTTCCTGAAGGTATTCATGCCGTGGGCAGACTCGACAACCATTCTGAGGGTTTACTTGTTTTAACTACCAATAAGAAGGTCACCCGTTTATTATTTGAAAGTGATCAACCGCATAAACGTACTTACCTGGTGATGGTGGCTAAGATCATGAGCCCGGAGGCGCTGGAACAGCTGCGTAACGGGGTGACGATCCGGATCAAAGGCGGGGTGGATTATGTAACGCCTCCCTGTGATGTGCAGATTGTGGAGAAGCCGGATAATGTAGGGCCTCGGGCGCACGACCTGAAGGAGTACCTGCCGAGGACCTGGATCACTATTACACTCACGGAAGGAAAGTTTCACCAGGTGAGGAAGATGACGGCGGCAGTGGGGCATCAGACTAAGCGACTGATCAGGATATCAATAGAAGATTTGCTGTTAGGTGATCTGCAACCGGGGGAAGTGCAGGAGATGGATGAGGAGACGATTTTCCGGTTGTTGAAAATTGAGGATGCTGCTGGGTAA
- a CDS encoding DUF4421 family protein has product MVELYGGTYSTTFKFRTRGNRQSNYKLVVNSSGSIGADVSYKWMYLQYTFNLPGTELDNKSKYHFHLIRIMFGSHAVSVEPFFNAYNGLLIPYKEHKGYESFQGIDFTNAGLDLSYYFNHRKYSYKAAASFREQQLQSAGSAFLTATPFWHQIRWKNPTPQLISDSLTYNLLSSNPSWLSLVFKGGYTHNIVLGNHNWIIAPAVLVGAGVLHEINRNNDRLQAVTDFQGWVNAGYNGDEYYAYLNAAYDNLNTNLLVKDMHRKDFNLSLTLGYRFAHLPKKILGIL; this is encoded by the coding sequence ATGGTTGAGCTATATGGGGGTACCTATAGTACCACCTTTAAATTTCGCACCCGCGGCAACAGGCAGAGTAATTACAAACTGGTCGTGAACAGCAGCGGTTCCATCGGGGCCGATGTGAGCTATAAATGGATGTACCTGCAATATACCTTCAACCTGCCGGGTACAGAGCTGGACAACAAATCCAAATATCACTTCCACCTCATCAGGATCATGTTTGGCAGTCATGCCGTGAGTGTAGAGCCCTTTTTTAATGCCTATAATGGGCTCTTAATCCCCTATAAGGAGCACAAAGGATATGAATCCTTCCAGGGTATCGACTTTACCAATGCGGGCCTGGATCTCTCTTATTATTTCAATCACCGTAAATATTCCTACAAAGCTGCTGCTTCCTTTAGAGAACAGCAACTTCAATCTGCAGGATCCGCATTTCTTACAGCCACCCCTTTCTGGCACCAGATCAGGTGGAAAAATCCTACGCCACAACTTATTTCAGACTCACTGACTTATAATTTACTATCCTCCAATCCATCCTGGCTCTCGCTGGTATTTAAAGGTGGCTACACCCACAATATCGTATTGGGCAATCATAACTGGATTATTGCGCCAGCAGTCCTGGTGGGTGCTGGTGTCCTTCATGAAATAAATAGAAATAATGACCGCTTGCAGGCGGTGACTGATTTTCAGGGATGGGTTAATGCAGGGTATAACGGAGATGAGTATTATGCTTACCTCAATGCTGCTTACGATAACCTGAACACCAACCTGCTGGTAAAGGATATGCACCGGAAGGATTTCAATCTAAGCCTGACGCTGGGTTACCGGTTTGCCCATCTGCCCAAAAAGATCTTAGGTATATTATAA